The Rhinolophus sinicus isolate RSC01 linkage group LG15, ASM3656204v1, whole genome shotgun sequence region TTCCCTCTAGCAGGGCTGTCCTCGAGCAGTGGAAGGCAGGGCCCCCCGTGTCCCATCTCTGACCTTCCCATGGCTCCCATTTGAGCTGAGACATAGAGGTACTAGAAATACCCACATCCACAGGCCAAGGGAATGCCAGCGAGGCAGGAAGATGGAGAAGTGGGGGCCCTTGACACTGACGTTCTTGGGCTGTGGCCTTAGCGAGGGGCTGGCCTGACCCCTGGCCTGGGCACGCAACACGCCCTTTTGGGGAAAGCCCCATGGAGATGAGCCTGACCACTCTGCGGACGGCCTGCCTGGCCCTCCTGCTGGAGGCAGGACCTGCGGGCAGCTCAAGGCATGAGAGGCAAATATGCTCTGAGTGGCCCCAGAACGCCACCCGTTTGCAGCCACCACTCTGCAAGAACGAGGTGTTGTTGAACAAACTGGTGGGGCTGCTCAGAACGGACGCGATCGGGTGTTGTCCTTCCCCGTCTCATCTGTGCccaccctctctcccacccccagtaCATTGATGCAATCAGCAGCAAGCAGGGGGAGCTGGAGAGTCACGTGTCCGACGGCTACAAGACAGCGCTCACCGAGGAGAGGAGGAGGTTCTGCTTCCTGGTGGAGAAGCAGTGTGCCGTGGCCAAGAACTCCGCTGCCTACCACTCCAAGGTGAGGCTGCTCGCCACGTGTCGGGCCTCCCGGGAACAGGCTGAGTGTCATGCGGTGCAGAACATCCCCATGCATTTCGATTTCCCCAGGGAGAGAGTTCTAGAAGGAGAGTTACCAGGTCAGAGGCTGCAAATGTTTTTAAGACCCGTGAGAAATTGGCCGGGTGTTTTTCTGAGAACGGTTACACCGACAGCCTAAGGACGAGCTCCTCTGAGGGGCTGCAGTGCCAGGAACCCCACGTAGAGGCCAGCTTAGCTCCCAGGGCCAGCGAGCCCCATAGTCCACAGGCAGGAGCTGGAACATTCCAGAACATTCTGAGCTTGAAAAGTGTGGTCAGGCAGCCAAGCTGATGAGGGAGGCCCTGGTTCATGTCCTTTTTCCATAAGGGGGTTTTCAGGGTCAGCAGGaccacacacacgctcacacacacacacacacacgttcacacacacacacacactcagcttctggcacactcacacacacgctcacacacacacactcagcttctggcacacacacgctcacacgcacacgcacacgctcacacacacatacacacactcacacgctcacacacacacgttcacacacacacgcacacgctcacacacacacacacacacacacacacagacacacacacacactcggctTCTGGTCCCCACGGCCTGGCTACCAAGGAGACAGGTGCCCACCTTCCATGGAGAGGCTCTTGCCTGCATGGGCCATCTGAGGGCTGCTGTCAAAGGTACAAAACAAGGACAGTGGCGGGACCTGCGTCTCCTGTGGGAGCTGCGAGGACTCCCTGGCAGCCTGAGCGTGGCAGTGGGCTGTGTTCAGGGCAGAGGTGGCTGCACCGCCCACGTGGGCCCAGGCCGGCTGCGGTGGGCGTGTGCGCCCCCTGGTGGCAGCCAGGCCCTGTAGTGGGTCAGGGAGAGTCAGGGCCCATTTGTGCTGCAGGCAGGAAATCCATTGTCCTCTGGGGCACTGCCACTTCAGAGAGGTGACAGCTGACTTCACAGGGAGCTGGGCCCACCCCCACGGACTGGTTTAGAGAGTACAGGCCCCTGGCCTGGGGCACAAGGGCACCAGGGCCTCCCAGCCTGTGCCCAGCCGCCCGCTTGGCATTTCCCTGGTGCATGAATTTTGGACCCTACAATGACAGGAGCTTCATTTCCCTTGGGAGCCCTGGGCCTTACTTACATCTCAGACCTGAAGCCACTCAGGGGCAGCGCCCTGACCCTGGGTTAGTCCCCTCTGGTGCTGGGTCCCTGCTGGCCCTTGTCACCACCACCCCAGACCCATCAACCATTTATTTCAACCAGGAGCCAGATAGTAAAGATTTTCAGTTCTGGCCATAGCCTGTGGAAGCTGCCACAGGTGATGTGTAAATGAACAGATGTGGTTCCAGTCCAATTGTACTGACCAAGCTGGCGGCCAGCCCTGGGGCGTGGTGTGCTGGCTCCTGGTCTAAGCCAGCTGCTGGTAGAGGGGCCACTGCTTGCTCAGAAGGGCTGTTTCTCCGGCATCCCGTAGTTGCCCCATGCAagagccccctccccagccagacAGCCTGGCCTGACTGCAGCTGGCCCTTCCCCACGGTCCCTTCCCTGTCCCTGCTCTTCCTGGTATCTTGAGGTTTGTCCGTGGAAGGTCTGGCCATTCTGTAGCTAACTGAGGGAGCCCCATTCATGTCTTCTTCCTCGGGCCCTGGGGGGGCCCCTGCCGGGCCAGGCCTTGGTGTGACCTCATTCCTGCTGGTCCGTCAACTGCACAGCTCACTGGAGCAGACCAGTTCCTTTCCCGGGTTGGGGGTCAGGGACCCTCAGGTGTGGCTCATGTGGCGGGGAGGTCCTGCTGGTGAAGAGCCGCCCTCTGCCCCAGCCAGGTGTGCCCTCCTGAGATGGGGATGTCGCATCAGGAGCCTCCTGGTGTGGCCGTGAGGTCAGCAGCAGGCCCTGTAGGGAGGGGCCCCGGGATGCGCCCCGATGCAGTGGGCCCTGACCCCCGCCTGTCCCGCTGTCTGCTTCAGGGCAAGGAGCTGCTGGCACAGAAGCTGCCGCTGTGGCAACAGGCCTGCGCCGACCCCGGCAAGATCGCAGAGCGCGCCGCCCAGCTGGTGCAGCAGATGGTCAGCAGCAATGGCGCCCTGTCGGCCTCCAAGTCCAGCCTGGTCATCTCAGACCCCATTCCGGGAGCCAAGCCCCTGCCGGTGCCCCCCGAGCTGGCCCCATTTGTGGGGGTGAGTCCTCGGCCTCCGGAAAGCATCACGGGTGTGGGAGGAGCGTCCCCCTTGGCAGAGCGCCTCTGCTGGGGGCGCGGGGCTCACCTCGCTGCCCGGGCCCTGCTGCAACCCCGCGCCCTTGCCGCCCCTTCTCCACAGCGGCTGTCTGCTCAGGACAATGCACCCATCATGAATGGTGTCTCGGGCCCCGACAGTGAGGACTACAGCCCCTGGGCTGACCGCAAGGTGGTCCAGCCCAAGGCCTCGTCTCCTCCGCAGCCTCAGACCAAGCTGAGCGACTCCTATTCCAACACGCTGCCCGTGCGCAAGAGTGTGGCCCCCAAAAACAGCTATGCCACCAGTAAGGGCCCCCGGGGCCCCAGACCCACCCCGAGTGGCTAAGACACCCCCGAGGGGAGGTCAGGGACTGCAAGGCTCACGTGTGTACACGTGCATGTGCAGCACCCTGGGGACCCCTTTGGGACTTCATCCTGGACCCTTGGGCTTCACAGGGCTCCCCGTTACGTCTGGCAAGCAGTGGAGCCATTctcaggagcaggtgggggtggtgaAGAGGGCATTAGTTGACGATGGGAAAGCTCCTGGCCCCTGGGACTGGCGCTCACTCCTTCCCCCACTGCCAGGAGCCCAGCCTGAGGGTCTCCTGATTAGCAGgaggaaagctgaggctcagcgCACAGTTTGTGACAGGTCTGCGCTGCTCCGTGCCCTTAGCACCCAGTCATTCCAGAAGCAGAGTCCACACAGCCTGGAGGCCTGGCGAGTGTCCACCAGGAAGGGCGGTCCATCGCCAGGCCTGCCCAGGGCTTCTAGTGTCTTCCCAGTGGGTTGTGGAGGGATGGGAGGGTGAGCGCACCCCTTGTTCCTGCATGGGCAGAGCGTCCCCTCACATCTGCCCTGTGTCCCCAGCTGAGAACAAGACGCTGCCCCGCTCCAGCTCCATGGCAGCTGGCCTGGAACGCAATGGTCGCACACGGGTGAAGGCCATTTTCTCCCATGCGGCCGGCGACAACAGCACCCTGCTGAGCTTCAAGGAGGGTGACCTCATCACCCTGCTGGTGCCTGAGGCCCGGGATGGCTGGCACTACGGCGAGAGCGAGAAGACCAAGATGTGAGCACCTTTCCAGGCGGCGGGTGGGACGGGGCAGGGCGGCCTGCCCTTTATGCGACACGGGCATCGGCCCCCTGACCCTGGCCCCCCGGGGGCTCTGGGTCCTTCTTAGACTGACTATCGGGGTCTACATTTCCACCATAGAAAACTGGGTGGCACAGACACACCTAGCAGGGCTTCGCGTCCACGGCGGCAGCCTCCATGGCCTGCCCAGCTCTCGCATCCCTCACTCCCTACGTCTCTTAACTTGGCCCAGGGCTCTGAGTGTCCACTGCTGTCCCTGCTGTCAGCGTGTGGCTTCCTGTGGGTAGAGGCCAGCCTTCCACCCAAAGCCTTTCTGCTGCCCCCTTGTCtcctgggcagagctggggtccGAAAAATCACATCAAGTCTGACGGACCGCGCCTTCATGGCAGCTGAATTTGTTGCCCAGACGCTATGTCAACATCTTGCTCTTGCTCGATCTCGGGGCTGCCCGGTCAGGGACTCCACCCTCCCGTGGCCACCACTGTTGTCTGGGTGTGTCTGTTGGTGAGATGGGAGACCCCACTGGGGCAGAATCAGCTCTGACACTTGCCTGCCCTAACCAGGGAGGAGGGCAGCTTGCTCTGGCCTCAGGCAGCGGCCACGCTGGGAGGAGCTGAGAGCAGGGACCCTGGTGGGATGCCTCTGTTCCCAAATTcacacctgcctccctccctaGCACCTCCTCTGGTGTTGGCACCATGGCTTTACATGTGGCCACTTGGGACTGAGGCCAGAAACCAGCTCTCCTGTCAAAGCAGCGGGAGCTCAGCCAGGGTCCCCAGCCTCCCAGTGAAGGCAGCCCCCATTCAGGATGGGGCAGCTCAGAGCCGATGTACAGTTGGGGTGCAGGCTGCTGTCCCCTGGTCTCCCTGGAGCACCCACACACGCCCCCTCCACAAACACACAGCCAGGCCAAGGAAGCGGTGGGTTGCGGCCCCACACGCTCTCACCTGGGCTGTCTGTTCCAGGCGAGGCTGGTTTCCCTTCTCCTACACCAGAGTCCTGGACAGCGACGGCAGCGACAGGTTACACATGAGGTGAGAGTGCTGACGCGGGTGGTTGGCTCTTAGCTCTGGAGAGGGGCTGAGGTGACAATGGACGCTGTGGACAGGCTCCTCTCAGAACAGCCCCAAGCTCTCTGGGCACAAAGAGCTCTGCTGGGCTTCCAGTCCCTTCTCTCCCCCAGCAGAGCTGCCCCCACAGCCCAGCGTGCTATACATTTGAGGCCCTGGGGTTCGTGGGTGTGAAGATGCTTTGTGAGGGGGTCTGCGATCCCTGGGGGGGGTCACCGGGTGCTGTGTGGCGCAGCCCTGTTCACTGGCCCATTGGGGTGGGGGCTCTCCTTGCCCCATGCTGGGCCCGGGCGCATACCCCTGCTGCAGGCAGGGTGTGCGGGGGGAACTCCAGCCATCTCCCACGAGTCCCCCAGACCCTCCTGGCCTTCAGGAGAGCAGGAGACTGGCTGCTGGGGCCGCAGAGGGGCTGAGCGGCTGTGGGGAGATGGGGTCGCTGTAGGACCCAGCCCCACCAAGCCTTCCGGACTGTCTTCCTCGCACGCCTTCATGCCCAGTTCCAAGGGAGGGGACCCCAGGGCCAGTGTGCCTGCCACCCAGGCCCCTGACAGCAACTTCTTGTCACCCCATCCTTGAGGGGCCAAGCGAGGTGTGGGGGCGGTGGGGGCCTGGCCCTGCCTGAGCACTGTCCCTTGTCCCTGTCCCACAGCCTCCAGCAAGGGAAGAGCAGCAGCACCGGCAACCTCCTGGACAAGGACGACCTGGCACTGCCGCCCCCCGATTATGGCACGTCGTCCCGAGCCTTCCCCACGCAGACGGCCAGCACCTTCAAGCAGCGGCCCTACAGCATGGCCGTGCCCGCCTTCTCCCAGGTGAGCAAGGGAGGGGCCCAGGTCCCCAGGGACCGCCGGGCTCAGGGTTGGGCCTCTCGTCTGCACCTGGCTATGGCCACCTATGGACCACTGCCCTCCACACACTCAGGACTCCAGAGAAGGCGCGGCGGCCCCCCTGCTGCCCTGCCCTCGGCCTGGGGTGTCACTGGCTCTGACCCTGCTCTGGACACTGCCTCTCGGGAGGAGCCTGGGCACCACGGAGGGCCTGATACCCAGGAGTCTCTCCCTGAGAGCCACAGGGCTCTTCAGTCATGGGTCCAAGTGTGGAGCTGGGTGCTACCACTCTGGGCTGGGACCTTCAGCGAGGACTGACGCGGCTTGGGGAGGCGTGGCACCTCAGGGTCACAGGGCCAGCCTGCTGGGCAGTGAGTCGCTCTGGTCCCATCCAGCCCTGCCCAGGCCTTGTGGCATAAATGCCCAGGCCTGGAGGGGTCTGACCACTGCTCCCTGCTCTCACTTCCTGGTCTCTGGGTTCAGTTCTGGTGCTGAGAGAGCTGAGGAGGGCCTCCCCAACACCCCTCGAGGACCCTGGGGCCAGGCCAGGTGGGCAGAGACGTGGCAGCTAGCCAGAGCCCAGCCCCACGCCCCGGGGGTTCCCCTCCTGGGGCAGGGGCACTTTCCCCAGAGCCAGGAAGTTGCAGCTAGAGTCTAGGGGCTCAGGGACGATCTGCCCAGGGGGCCAGCCCAGGTTTGCTTGCGGCGGGCCTGCCGGTGACCATCTGCTGTCGCTGTCCTCCCCACATCGGCCTTTGTCAGCCACCTGTCGGTTGCCCCCTCTTCTCCAACATCACTGATTTGGGTTCCTGGGGAGCCCCTGTACCTGACCTGAAACTGCCAGCTACTGCCAACCTCACCTGCTCAGGTGCTCTACCCCTTGACCTGCAGGTGCTTTCCCACCTGTGGTACTTTCAGGACCCCTGCCCACCTGCCACAGGAGACGTGTGTGGAAGGGGTTCAGCACCCTTGTGTGCACCATGTGTGAGGTCACACAATCCACAGTCAGTTGCTGGTCGGATGAGGTGTCCCCATGAATTTGGGGGGTCACCTCTGTTGGGGGACAGGGTCCCTCTGTACCCTTGGCAGCAGGCTGCACTGCACACACTGGGCAGGTCAGGAGAGGCACCTGCCcagccagcccctgccctgcagACCCTGCCTCATCCTTTGGGACCCCCAGGCTGACCTGTTCTGCGTTTCCTCCCCAGGGTCTGGATGACTACGGGGCACGGGCCGTGAGCAGGTAAGGGCTTGCTGAGTTGTCCTGGGGAACTGTGGGCAGTGGGAAGCGGTCCCTTGGAAGGCTGGTCTGGGGCGGCCCCGCAGGCTTGCTCCCTGGGCGCCTGGCTAGAGACGGTGCAGACTCGACTCCATGTCAGAACGCGTGGGGCCTGGGTACCCGTTTTCTGTCCCCCACCCTTCAGCCCCCCAGGCGTCTGAAGGGCAGGCCCTTCGGACAGGATGCTCTGTCCTGAGTCAATGGCCTAGGGTCCTGGGACATCGCCGGGTGGGAAATGGCCCCTCCTGGAGCGGTCTGCACTCTGGGGGAGCAGGCGTTTCTGCATGAGCCCTGCCTGGCCGTGGCTACCCCGCTGCTCTGGGCTCCCATTCTTTCCCAACCCACGACCACTGCAGGAGCCCCCACTCGCTCTTTAGCGGCCCTGCTCCTTCTTCCTGGCTCATCCACTCTCGACCAGGAGGGGGTCCACCCACCCCTGGCTCGTCTCCCCAGAACCAGTCCAGGCTGGCACGGACGGGTAgcggctcctgcctcctgtgccTGTCCCCTCCCCGGAGTCTGCCCTCTCATCCTGGCTCCGGGGCTTCTgtcacccctcccccagggccagcTGGCCTGGTGGCCAGGTGGCCAGCCGAGCCTGAGCTGCCGGAAAGGCTGCTGTCGGGGAGGCGTGTGGCACGGCAGCTGTCCTGTGCTTTGTTTCACAGCGGCAGCGGCACGCTGGTGTCCACAGTGTGAGGACGCTGACCACGGGCAGCTGCTGCTCGGAAGAGCTTCCGCCCCCCCCTCCCCATCTGTCTGGTCTCCATCAGTTTTCTCCTCAGCTCTCATTGGTTTGTTCTTgggtcatttttctttcccacctGCCCCCTCCTGCCTTTTGGTTGGTGACCCCAGACTCTGTGATCTCCAGGGTCCATGGTGCTGCCCCATTAATGCTCCCGTATGTAAATGCCCCCACCCCGCGTGTCCCGCCAGGCAGGACCTGCCAGCGGACAGCGCGGGTGGGCATACTCGCCTCTGCTCCCCGTCTGCTGCGTTCATAACACACTGTCCCTTTTTGAAGGCTCACCGTGAGCCAGCTCTaaagtttgaagaaaaagaaaaatcttaaaaaaacaaaaacaaacaaacaaaaaaaaaccaaaaagctgaaaaacaggaaaaggacatttttttttcctgaaaacaaaaacagatatgCATGGACTCCGGTGTACGTactgttttttctgcatctgacTTCCCCCGGCGCACGCTGGCATCTGTGTCAGAAGAGGGAACGTACTGGGGCCTCCAAGAGGCTCACGGCCCCATGGGCACTCGTCCGAGGGCCGCACCCCGCTCAGGGCCTCCTGAGGAAGCTGGCCGCTCCTGTGAGGGAGGCCGTGGCCCTCGCCCTGCCCGCGCCTCTGGGCCGGGCTGCTGAgggtttccttctctgtggacGCTGTTGGACGGTGTACAGAGACCAGAGCACAGGCGTCATTTTCAGACGTGGTGACCTCATACAGTGCACTGGCAGGGAGGGAGTCAGGAGCAGGCACTGCCCGGCCACACATGGACATTCCAAAGACCTCCAGAgacacccccctcccaccccacattCTGGAAATCAGCCCTTTAACCAGCTTGTGAGGGAGTCCAGGCCACCTGGCAGCACAGGGCACGGGTGTGGCCAGCCCCCGGGAGGGCGGTGTTGGCACTCCGCCCACACGCCTGCTGCCCAGGGAGCAGGCAGCCCCTGCCCATCCCCCCTAAACGCGCTCGGCTTTCTGTGTGTCTTGGTGACTTCAGAAAGAAACACGCTGGACGCAGTGGTTCCTGGCACTGCCTCTTCATGCCCTGACTCTGGGAAGTGAGCAGGGGGGCAGCCCCCGAAGCTATAGACGCCCCTTTTCTGATGTGATTTATTAAAACCCACCCGCCCGCGGACTAGGACATGGCTGGTGGTGCTTGTCTGAGAAGGAGCACAAGACACAGACCTGCTTTAtatttaaggagaaaacaaagccagAATGTGGACCTGTGTTAAAGGAGTCTTCTGTGCTGCTGTTCTCATTTTGGTAACAGATCTCAAATCCAGGGGATTCCATGCTCAGTGGATGAATGTGACACATGAAGATGTAAAGTGCTGaagatatttttcctgtttcctttcctcttttttttttttttaaatctgaattgTGCCCTGTGCTGCAGTTGTttgaataaaagttttatttattgcaTCGAGCTGGGTGTGGCGCCTCCTTCCCGCCCCTGCATGTACCCCGGCGTGCACGCAGCGCCTGCCCACACTGCGCTCCGAGGGGCGCCTGCTGCGGCCCCCGCCTGGGTGGAGCCAGAGTCAGCTCTGCTCTGTCGCCGGTGTCCCGTGCTCCTGGCCGTGTGCTCCAGGCCCTGGTGTCCTCTCAGAATCCTCAGACCCCACTGCCACCCACACCTGCACCAACAGCCTTGTGTTTCCTTGCAGCCCTGATGTGGAAGTGGCCAGATTCTGAGCTGCCCGTCTAGAGTTAGTAAGTGCCCAGTTTACTTGTGCTGGTCAGTCTGCATTTGCAGCGGCTCTGGAGCCCCTCTGGCCTCAGCCCGGCAGGCACGGTGGGGCCTGAGGGTCAGCCAGCCCGCTTTGCTCGGGGCTCCTGGCCTTTGCTTCCCCTGGATTGCTCCTGGAACTCACGGATTTCCTTTTTCGGGAAGCTTGTGGGGCTGACCCGCCACTCTGCTCGCTGCCCTCCACGGCACCCCCCTTCACTGCTGGGTGTGGGTCTGGTCGGGCTCTCTTTCTGGGTTTCTGTCCTGCCTCTGCTGGGTGCTTCGGCCACAATCAGGGTGGAACCAGTAATCAGCTCCTCTGGCTGAGTGTCCCTTTGGACCGGcccgtggggggtgggggtggggggtctgaGCCCTGCCTGGCCAGCTCTTGGGTTGCAGCCCCAAGGGGCCTGGGGAGACCAGGGTGGGACCTGGGGGCAGCTCCACGGCTGTGCCAGGTGAGTGCCGCAGCCACATCTGTGCTGGGGGCAGGTGGATGCAGCTGCTTGGCTGCCTGCTCTGCCTGGCTCGTCTGGCCTCTGCCCCATGTGGCTCCAAGAGTCTGTGCCAGACTCTCCAGACCAGGCCCTCGGCTGCCACGCCCAGGTGCCCTTGCCAGCGTCCGAACTCCTCCTGGTGACGGTCTCTTCCGTCCTCGGAAAGCAAGCTCCACCAGCCAGCAGATGAGAAAGCCCAGCACTGCTACCatgggcccccacccccacctaatCAGAGAGGTTACCCTGTGCAGCTGGTGCCGTGATCCTTTATAAAGGACAGTGATCACTTCACTCCACTGGGCATTTGGGCACTGCCACCCTCCCTGCGGGCAGCCAGACCACCCCAGGCAATCTAGGcactctctctgtccctcttttGTGTTGTGAGTTGCGGTGTGAGTTgtggaaagttctggagacaaATGCTCCAGAAGCCTGGGTTCAGGGTAAACGGGCCTTTGACCCTGGCTCAGCAGTGGCCAACCCTGGGCCACTCCCCTCCTACCTCTAGGTTCCTCTCTGAGGGGCCTACATCTCCCACCTGAGCTGTGCAGGCTCCAGCTGTGCTGACCCTGTGGTCCCTCTGAGCCGTCCTCGCCACTGGAGGTGCCGGAAGGACCGAAGCCTCAGGGACCACATCATTTGCTCTAGGGTAGACCTGGGCGCAGAGGGCACCTCAGCCCAGGAGCATGCAGCACACGCCACCAGCCAGTTTCCCGCCACACAGGCGCCTGGCTCGATAATTCAACTGGGGGTGCAGTGTCCAAAGCCACATCTGGTTGGTTGAGGGACCCTGCCCAGCTTTGCCCGAGTTTTTGCCAGGAATAGAGGGCTGAGGATGAGAATGACTCCGTTCGGAAGGGCCGACATTCTGAAGCTGTGGAAGAACCACTTAGGTTTGAGGAGGAGAAAGTTCAAGAGAAAGTGGACACCTCTGCACCAATCACCCTCTTGGCTCCCTCTGTGCTCCGGACTCAGCGCAAGAAGGAAGCCGCATGTACAGACGTGACTGTTCTGGGAACTACTGTTTCTTGTTCACGTAGTGGACGCAGAGAGTAGTCACAGAGGATCCCCTCATGCCTGCAGCCACGTGCGTTTCATGAGACTGGAATTGAAAGCTGCCCGACTGCAGGGGTTGGAGGGGGCGCAGGCCGCCCATGCTGCGGTGTCCCTGACGGCTGCCCGTGCAGCACCCTGAAGTCCGTGCCCACCGTCCTCCCAGGGATTGTCCAGCTCGTGCCTCCTTAGCCCCTCTGGGGACTTCAGGCCTGCTTTGCGCCGTAAGTGGAAATCCATTCTCTGTGTAAAACTGCCGCTGGTCACACCCCTCCCTGCTCAGGACCCCTGACAGGGGAGCTGTCAGTGAGGGACAGAGCTGTGCCCTCGGAGCCCCCACCAGCGAAAAGAGCCTGGACAGTCCCCGACTTGAAGGCACCCTGCTCTGGGAGCCACGCTCTGTGCCGGCACCAGGCAAGCTTGTCTTGTGTGTTGGTTTGTTGTCAATCATCGGCCAATAGTGCTGCTGGCAGGAAACCTGGCCTGGCACCTGCTCCTGGCAGTGACCCATGTCCGCAGGACGGGAGACTCTGCAGAGGGCCTTGGGTCCCAGTCTTCTCTGTTTTGTCACCTCTGTGTTGACCCCAGCCGCCACCTGGAGTCACACAGGCACCCTCCCCAGGGTAGCTCATAAGGCTGTTGTTTCACAGAAGAGAGAATGTTCCGGAAAGTATAAGTACCTGAGGGG contains the following coding sequences:
- the BAIAP2 gene encoding BAR/IMD domain-containing adapter protein 2 isoform X2; the encoded protein is MSLSRSEEMHRLTENVYKTIMEQFNPSLRNFIAMGKNYEKALAGVTYAAKGYFDALVKMGELASESQGSKELGDVLFQMAEVHRQIQNQLEEMLKSFHNELLTQLEQKVELDSRYLSAALKKYQTEQRNKGDALDKCQAELKKLRKKSQGSKNPQKYSDKELQYIDAISSKQGELESHVSDGYKTALTEERRRFCFLVEKQCAVAKNSAAYHSKGKELLAQKLPLWQQACADPGKIAERAAQLVQQMVSSNGALSASKSSLVISDPIPGAKPLPVPPELAPFVGRLSAQDNAPIMNGVSGPDSEDYSPWADRKVVQPKASSPPQPQTKLSDSYSNTLPVRKSVAPKNSYATTENKTLPRSSSMAAGLERNGRTRVKAIFSHAAGDNSTLLSFKEGDLITLLVPEARDGWHYGESEKTKMRGWFPFSYTRVLDSDGSDRLHMSLQQGKSSSTGNLLDKDDLALPPPDYGTSSRAFPTQTASTFKQRPYSMAVPAFSQGLDDYGARAVSSPDVEVARF
- the BAIAP2 gene encoding BAR/IMD domain-containing adapter protein 2 isoform X3, translated to MSLSRSEEMHRLTENVYKTIMEQFNPSLRNFIAMGKNYEKALAGVTYAAKGYFDALVKMGELASESQGSKELGDVLFQMAEVHRQIQNQLEEMLKSFHNELLTQLEQKVELDSRYLSAALKKYQTEQRNKGDALDKCQAELKKLRKKSQGSKNPQKYSDKELQYIDAISSKQGELESHVSDGYKTALTEERRRFCFLVEKQCAVAKNSAAYHSKGKELLAQKLPLWQQACADPGKIAERAAQLVQQMVSSNGALSASKSSLVISDPIPGAKPLPVPPELAPFVGRLSAQDNAPIMNGVSGPDSEDYSPWADRKVVQPKASSPPQPQTKLSDSYSNTLPVRKSVAPKNSYATTENKTLPRSSSMAAGLERNGRTRVKAIFSHAAGDNSTLLSFKEGDLITLLVPEARDGWHYGESEKTKMRGWFPFSYTRVLDSDGSDRLHMSLQQGKSSSTGNLLDKDDLALPPPDYGTSSRAFPTQTASTFKQRPYSMAVPAFSQGLDDYGARAVSRNPFTSVHLRPTVTNDRSAPLLS
- the BAIAP2 gene encoding BAR/IMD domain-containing adapter protein 2 isoform X1, producing MSLSRSEEMHRLTENVYKTIMEQFNPSLRNFIAMGKNYEKALAGVTYAAKGYFDALVKMGELASESQGSKELGDVLFQMAEVHRQIQNQLEEMLKSFHNELLTQLEQKVELDSRYLSAALKKYQTEQRNKGDALDKCQAELKKLRKKSQGSKNPQKYSDKELQYIDAISSKQGELESHVSDGYKTALTEERRRFCFLVEKQCAVAKNSAAYHSKGKELLAQKLPLWQQACADPGKIAERAAQLVQQMVSSNGALSASKSSLVISDPIPGAKPLPVPPELAPFVGRLSAQDNAPIMNGVSGPDSEDYSPWADRKVVQPKASSPPQPQTKLSDSYSNTLPVRKSVAPKNSYATTENKTLPRSSSMAAGLERNGRTRVKAIFSHAAGDNSTLLSFKEGDLITLLVPEARDGWHYGESEKTKMRGWFPFSYTRVLDSDGSDRLHMSLQQGKSSSTGNLLDKDDLALPPPDYGTSSRAFPTQTASTFKQRPYSMAVPAFSQGLDDYGARAVSSGSGTLVSTV